One window of Ralstonia pickettii DTP0602 genomic DNA carries:
- a CDS encoding antibiotic biosynthesis monooxygenase, which produces MSGTYTLVGIARAKSHRREALVSQLTSLRSRGLTEPGCLDYHVGQDAEDAQVFVIYMVWDSKRALESHLNRPYMRDFHASRRDFVEGDFSFRWLNAA; this is translated from the coding sequence ATGTCCGGAACGTACACGCTAGTCGGCATCGCCCGCGCCAAGTCCCATCGCCGTGAGGCGCTGGTGTCCCAGCTCACCTCGCTGCGCTCGCGCGGGCTGACCGAGCCCGGCTGCCTGGACTACCACGTCGGGCAGGACGCCGAAGACGCGCAGGTCTTCGTGATCTACATGGTCTGGGATTCCAAGCGCGCGCTCGAATCGCACCTGAACCGGCCGTATATGCGCGATTTCCACGCCTCGCGCCGGGATTTCGTCGAGGGCGACTTCAGTTTTCGCTGGCTCAACGCCGCCTGA
- a CDS encoding cysteine synthase (CysK; forms a complex with serine acetyltransferase CysE; functions in cysteine biosynthesis~K01738: cysK; cysteine synthase A [EC:2.5.1.47]), with translation MEVRDGFAGTIGHTPLIRLAGVSEETGCDIYGKAEFLNPGGSVKDRAALYIIRDAERRGLLKPGGTVIEGTAGNTGIGLAHLCAARGYRCIVVIPDTQSPEKMERLRMLGAEVRPVPAKPYADPGNYQKIAGRLAEETDNAIWANQFDNLANRQAHYETTGPEIWHATTGRIDAFTCSTGTGGSLAGIARYLKEHKPGVRIVLADPQGSALYHFVKHRELKAEGSSITEGIGTSRVTANLQDTPIDDAVRIDDQTCVDMVYRMLREEGLFLGGSSGINVGAAVALAREMGPGHTIVTLLCDRGDLYIGRLFNEAWLASKGLQPIPFRRVGPVV, from the coding sequence ATGGAAGTCAGGGATGGATTTGCCGGCACCATCGGCCACACGCCGTTGATCCGACTGGCCGGGGTGAGCGAGGAAACCGGCTGCGACATCTACGGCAAGGCGGAATTCCTGAATCCCGGCGGCTCGGTCAAGGATCGCGCGGCGCTGTATATCATCCGCGACGCCGAGCGGCGCGGACTACTGAAGCCGGGCGGCACGGTGATCGAAGGCACCGCCGGCAATACCGGCATCGGCCTGGCCCACCTGTGCGCGGCGCGCGGCTACCGTTGCATCGTGGTGATCCCCGACACCCAGTCGCCCGAGAAAATGGAGCGGCTGCGCATGCTGGGCGCCGAGGTCCGCCCGGTCCCGGCCAAGCCCTATGCCGACCCCGGCAACTACCAGAAGATCGCCGGCCGGCTGGCCGAGGAGACCGACAACGCAATCTGGGCCAACCAGTTCGACAACCTGGCCAACCGCCAGGCCCACTACGAAACCACCGGCCCCGAGATCTGGCACGCCACCACCGGGCGCATCGACGCCTTTACCTGCTCCACCGGCACCGGCGGCTCGCTCGCCGGCATTGCCCGTTACCTGAAGGAACACAAGCCCGGCGTGCGCATCGTGCTGGCCGACCCGCAAGGCAGCGCCCTCTATCACTTCGTCAAGCACCGCGAACTCAAGGCCGAGGGCAGTTCGATCACCGAGGGCATCGGCACCAGCCGCGTCACCGCCAACCTGCAGGACACGCCCATCGACGATGCGGTGCGGATCGACGACCAGACCTGCGTTGACATGGTCTATCGGATGCTGCGCGAGGAAGGCTTGTTCCTGGGCGGGTCGTCAGGGATCAACGTGGGCGCCGCAGTGGCGCTGGCGCGCGAGATGGGGCCCGGGCATACCATCGTCACGCTGTTGTGCGACCGGGGCGACTTGTATATCGGCCGCTTGTTCAACGAAGCCTGGCTGGCCAGCAAGGGGTTGCAGCCGATCCCGTTCCGGCGCGTCGGTCCTGTGGTGTAG